A region of Tigriopus californicus strain San Diego chromosome 7, Tcal_SD_v2.1, whole genome shotgun sequence DNA encodes the following proteins:
- the LOC131883055 gene encoding pyruvate dehydrogenase (acetyl-transferring) kinase isozyme 2, mitochondrial-like produces the protein MHQSLSKIRSPFGRVEKTFALFSTSSVANQKPLKTIIGSHDLDEEFQQRLTHYSAFQPSPLSIKEYLEFGQNSGSKQSFRFLRREVPVRLANIMKELQFLPKDLQGTQGCREITDQYVQSFQDLLAFEGASDEADDVLEKFTNVLVDVRERHSATVTTMASAVLEVKAKYSQSGKKEDKKAKLPKFERNIQYFLDRLYTSRISTRMLINQHTLLFGDKVDQGQRSVGAIDPNCSVIPIVERAYENARFLAEQYYMASPELKVRAYDKSCENSKAIPINDELSEEKANVECVYVPSHLYHILFELFKNAMRATIETYPDSYDLPPIRALIVKSKEDVTIKISDRGGGIPRRLKKKIFQYLYTTAPNPVLSVSTDDPMAAQMGQQSVPLAGYGYGLPLSRLYAQYFAGNLQIYSCDGYGTDAVIYLQALARDAKERLPVYHETGSKKIYEAQLAANDWTEYDGSVIKK, from the coding sequence ATGCACCAATCTTTATCCAAAATACGGAGCCCTTTTGGGCGGGTGGAGAAGACATTTGCTCTCTTCAGTACGAGCTCCGTGGCCAATCAAAAACCCCTCAAAACCATAATTGGGTCCCATGATTTGGACGAAGAGTTCCAACAACGTCTTACTCACTATTCCGCTTTCCAACCCTCTCCATTGTCTATCAAAGAGTACCTTGAATTCGGGCAGAACTCTGGGTCCAAGCAATCATTTCGGTTTCTTCGCAGAGAAGTGCCCGTGAGACTGGCCAATATCATGAAAGAGTTGCAGTTCCTGCCGAAAGATCTTCAAGGAACCCAAGGCTGTCGCGAGATTACAGACCAATATGTGCAGAGCTTTCAAGACCTCCTGGCCTTTGAAGGCGCGTCAGATGAGGCCGATGATGTTTTAGAGAAGTTTACCAATGTGTTGGTCGATGTTCGAGAGCGGCACTCGGCCACAGTTACCACCATGGCCTCGGCAGTTCTCGAAGTCAAAGCCAAGTATTCTCAATCGGGTAAGAAGGAagacaaaaaggccaaattgcCCAAGTTTGAGCGCAACATCCAGTATTTTCTGGATCGTTTGTACACGTCGAGAATTTCCACTCGGATGCTCATTAATCAACACACTTTACTCTTTGGCGACAAGGTTGATCAGGGCCAACGAAGTGTTGGTGCCATTGACCCCAATTGCTCCGTCATTCCCATCGTGGAACGAGCTTATGAGAATGCTCGCTTCCTAGCAGAGCAATACTATATGGCATCCCCCGAGTTGAAAGTGAGAGCTTATGACAAATCTTGTGAAAACAGTAAAGCAATTCCCATCAATGATGAACTGAGCGAGGAGAAAGCAAATGTGGAATGCGTGTACGTTCCCTCTCATCTCTATCACATTCTCTTTGAACTATTCAAAAACGCCATGCGTGCCACTATTGAAACATATCCAGACTCGTATGATCTTCCGCCAATTCGGGCTTTGATAGTGAAAAGCAAAGAGGACGTGACCATCAAGATCAGTGACCGAGGTGGCGGCATTCCGCGACgtctcaagaaaaaaatcttccagTATCTTTACACCACGGCCCCCAACCCTGTATTGTCTGTGTCTACGGACGATCCAATGGCCGCTCAGATGGGACAGCAATCAGTTCCTTTAGCCGGATATGGTTATGGTTTGCCATTATCCCGTTTATACGCTCAATATTTTGCGGGCAACCTCCAGATCTACTCATGCGATGGGTATGGCACCGATGCCGTTATTTATCTCCAAGCTCTAGCACGAGATGCCAAAGAGAGATTGCCCGTTTACCACGAAACCGGGTCCAAGAAGATCTACGAGGCCCAATTAGCGGCCAATGATTGGACTGAATACGATGGTAGTGTCATAAAAAAATAG
- the LOC131883054 gene encoding glucose transporter type 1-like — translation MACSGISGPLALAIFSAVLGMFQFGFNTGVINSPGVHIKAFINETGDGEYSEAKVETLFSLAVSACLVGGMIGGLSGGWLADKFGRRQGLWYTQVFTIVGSILMGFCEMAGSYAMLFIGRFSIGISCGLFTGLAPLYISEVAPIDIRGGLGVVNQLAVTTGIFFSQVLGLEVVLGSRTLWPLLLALGGAVPSILQVILLPLNPESPRYLIITKGQEEAGRKALAKFSKSANPEAEFEEIRSSMDVGNQEKMSVIQLLKSKECRLPLLICVLMHLSQQLSGMVAIFYYSTTFFIGAGVEKERAQYATLGVGAIMMIMTLVTLPLMDRLGRRFLHLTGLGGIFICAILITIGQNLDREQEWVGYFIIFSTLLFVVFFAFGPGSIPWLITGEMFLQAPRPSAFAVATLVNWLANLGVGLLFPLMEQEISSYSFLPFAVITGILYVTLYVYLPETKGRSVEEISTLLTLPGAWLGSYNKRESAVKL, via the coding sequence ATGGCGTGTAGTGGAATATCCGGACCTCTGGCCTTGGCCATATTTTCCGCCGTTTTGGGCATGTTTCAGTTTGGTTTCAACACTGGCGTCATCAATTCCCCGGGAGTTCATATCAAGGCCTTTATCAATGAGACTGGAGACGGTGAATATTCGGAAGCTAAGGTCGAGACTTTGTTCAGCTTGGCCGTGAGTGCATGTTTGGTGGGAGGGATGATCGGGGGTTTGTCCGGGGGCTGGTTGGCGGACAAATTTGGCCGTCGACAAGGACTGTGGTACACTCAAGTATTCACCATAGTGGGATCAATCTTGATGGGCTTCTGCGAAATGGCTGGCAGCTATGCCATGCTCTTCATTGGACGATTTTCCATTGGTATATCGTGTGGATTGTTCACTGGTTTGGCACCTTTGTACATCAGCGAGGTGGCTCCTATTGACATTCGGGGTGGACTGGGTGTGGTCAATCAATTGGCAGTTACAACAGGAATATTCTTCAGTCAAGTGTTGGGACTGGAAGTGGTGCTTGGATCAAGGACTCTCTGGCCATTGTTATTGGCCTTGGGTGGAGCCGTTCCTTCCATTCTGCAAGTGATTCTTTTGCCATTGAACCCTGAATCGCCCAGATATCTTATCATCACCAAGGGTCAGGAAGAAGCTGGGAGAAAAGCCTTGGCGAAATTCAGCAAGTCGGCCAATCCAGAGGCTGAGTTTGAAGAGATTCGTAGTAGCATGGACGTGGGGAACCAAGAGAAAATGAGTGTGATCCAATTGCTCAAGTCCAAGGAATGCCGCCTTCCTCTTCTGATATGCGTTCTCATGCACCTGTCCCAACAACTTTCCGGGATGGTGGCCATATTTTACTATTCCACCACCTTCTTCATTGGAGCTGGAGTTGAAAAAGAACGTGCTCAATATGCAACTCTTGGAGTTGGTGctatcatgatgatcatgacaTTGGTAACCCTTCCGTTGATGGATCGATTGGGCCGGAGATTTTTGCATCTCACTGGTTTGGGCGGTATCTTTATTTGTGCCATCTTGATCACAATCGGACAGAATTTGGATCGAGAACAAGAGTGGGTGGGATATTTTATTATCTTCTCCACTCTTCTGTTCGTGGTgttctttgcttttggcccTGGATCGATTCCGTGGCTCATAACCGGTGAAATGTTCCTTCAAGCTCCCAGACCATCTGCTTTTGCCGTTGCCACCTTAGTGAATTGGTTGGCCAATCTTGGAGTGGGGTTGCTGTTCCCTTTGATGGAACAGGAGATCTCGAGTTATTCCTTCTTACCATTTGCTGTTATCACCGGAATCTTGTACGTAACCCTCTACGTTTACTTACCAGAAACCAAAGGTCGATCTGTGGAAGAGATATCGACTCTGCTGACCTTGCCCGGAGCTTGGCTGGGATCGTACAACAAGCGAGAGAGTGCTGTCAAATTGTGA
- the LOC131883052 gene encoding long-chain-fatty-acid--CoA ligase ACSBG2-like, with product MAQDGPDQILHSELFSTWNLNQPVKLRVNSNPPDNLPPVSVPQLLNVAVSIGGNLDALAVKREGSWVKWTYHEYQSEVYAAAKGFIKLGLQARHCVSILGFNSPEWFMAELAAIHGHGISVGIYPTSSPEACKYIMEHSRSQILVVENQSQLDKFAPFLNDLTELKAIIMYDGQPKDAKTLKWKDFIAMGMEIDDAVLDDRMKNIAINECCHLVYTSGTTGMPKAAMLNHDNLTWTAGQLTKIYSLVLKGERIVSYLPLSHVAANITDIYLLMAIVGTVFFTDRDALKGTLINYVKEAQPTFFLAVPRVWEKIQERMLEVGRENKGLKQKVGQWAKKTGLDKNKKLLSGNPRAASTLQYKIANKLVFSKVKQQLGFHKCVNFFSAAAPLATDVIEYFMSLDVRIMEIYGMTECSGPHLCTSLQSQRVGTVGRECPGFWNKIDGTESGEICMRGRHCMMGYLKDEAKTKEIFDEDGWLKSGDIGTVDLDGFVSITGRIKEIIITAGGENVAPVVLEENIKSQLSCISNAVVIGDNRKFLSCLLTLKTEIHAETMMPLGNLAPNALIWLHDQGIDDEVTTVQQFVSHALIQEKIQAGIDRANDVAPSRAQQIKKWIILSEDFSVPGGELGPTLKLKRHVISEKYATTVNKLYK from the coding sequence ATGGCACAGGACGGACCTGATCAGATACTTCATAGTGAATTGTTCTCCACTTGGAACTTGAACCAACCGGTGAAGTTGCGGGTAAACAGCAATCCCCCGGATAATTTACCACCCGTCTCTGTTCCCCAATTGCTGAATGTTGCCGTATCCATCGGTGGCAACCTCGACGCTTTGGCCGTCAAACGAGAAGGCTCATGGGTAAAATGGACTTACCATGAGTATCAAAGCGAAGTCTATGCGGCTGCCAAAGGGTTTATCAAATTGGGATTGCAAGCCAGACATTGCgtgtccattttgggattcAACTCTCCGGAATGGTTTATGGCCGAGTTGGCGGCTATTCATGGCCATGGGATTTCTGTGGGAATCTATCCAACCAGTTCGCCTGAAGCCTGCAAATACATCATGGAACATAGCCGATCTCAAATCTTGGTGGTAGAGAATCAATCTCAGTTGGATAAATTCGCTCCCTTCTTGAATGACCTGACAGAATTAAAAGCAATCATTATGTATGATGGTCAGCCCAAGGATGCAAAGACCTTAAAATGGAAGGACTTTATCGCCATGGGGATGGAGATAGACGATGCTGTATTGGATGATCGAATGAAGAACATTGCCATCAATGAGTGTTGTCATTTGGTCTACACCTCTGGAACAACAGGGATGCCCAAAGCTGCTATGCTCAACCACGACAACTTGACCTGGACTGCTGGACAGTTGACGAAGATTTATTCCTTGGTTTTAAAAGGGGAACGGATTGTATCCTATTTGCCGTTAAGTCATGTGGCTGCCAATATCACTGATATCTACCTTCTCATGGCCATCGTTGGGACCGTCTTCTTTACGGATCGCGATGCACTTAAAGGAACATTGATCAATTATGTCAAGGAAGCTCAGCCCACTTTCTTTCTAGCCGTTCCCCGTGTTTGGGAAAAGATCCAGGAGCGCATGTTGGAAGTAGGACGTGAGAATAAGGGTCTGAAGCAAAAAGTCGGCCAATGGGCTAAAAAGACCGGCCTAGATAAGAACAAGAAGTTATTGAGTGGCAACCCGAGGGCTGCCTCAACACTTCAGTATAAGATAGCCAACAAATTGGTCTTCTCCAAGGTCAAACAGCAACTTGGCTTTCATAAATGCGTCAATTTCTTCTCTGCGGCTGCCCCACTTGCCACGGATGTGATCGAATACTTCATGAGCTTGGACGTGAGGATCATGGAAATTTATGGGATGACCGAGTGCAGTGGACCTCACTTATGCACTAGTCTCCAAAGCCAAAGAGTTGGAACTGTTGGACGTGAATGCCCaggtttttggaacaaaatcgaTGGAACCGAAAGTGGCGAGATCTGCATGCGAGGACGGCATTGCATGATGGGCTATCTGAAAGATGAGGCCAAAACCAAAGAGATCTTCGACGAGGACGGTTGGCTCAAATCCGGAGACATCGGCACGGTTGATTTAGATGGATTTGTCAGCATTACTGGCCGGATCAAAGAGATTATCATCACGGCAGGTGGGGAGAATGTGGCTCCGGTTGTCTTGGAGGAGAATATCAAGAGTCAGTTGAGCTGCATAAGCAATGCCGTAGTGATCGGGGACAACCGGAaattcttgtcttgtttgcTCACATTGAAAACGGAGATTCACGCGGAAACCATGATGCCGTTGGGAAACCTGGCACCCAACGCCTTAATATGGCTTCATGACCAAGGAATTGACGACGAAGTGACCACAGTCCAGCAATTCGTCAGTCATGCGCTAATTCAAGAGAAAATCCAAGCCGGAATAGACCGTGCCAATGATGTGGCCCCGTCTAGAGcacaacaaatcaaaaaatggaTCATTCTATCCGAAGACTTCAGCGTCCCTGGCGGTGAATTGGGTCCCACTCTCAAGCTGAAGCGCCACGTGATTTCGGAAAAGTATGCGACCACAGTTAATAAGCTTTACAAGTGA